The proteins below come from a single Streptomyces sp. SCSIO 75703 genomic window:
- a CDS encoding glycerol-3-phosphate dehydrogenase/oxidase, translating to MTTQSTLQSAPALGTRLLAGPNPSRAETRELLSRASYDLLVIGGGILGLSTAWHAAQSGLRVAVVDAGDFAGATSSASSKLLHGGLRYLQTGAVRLVAENHFERRAVSRRVAPHLARPLTFYLPVYEGGPHGAAKLGAGVFAYSALSAFGDGVGHLLSPARAARDVPELRTENLKAVAVYGDDQMNDSRMALMTVRAAVEAGAVVLNHAEVTGLRFTRGRVTGAELTDRLSGDAFGVDARLVLNATGPWVDHLRRMEDPGAAPSIRLSKGAHLVLRRTSPWRAALATPIDKYRITFALPWEDMLLLGTTDEEYEGDPGDVAATEKDIAQILDEAAFSVRDQQLDRDLITYAFAGLRVLPGGPGDTAKARRETVVTEGRGGMLSVAGGKWTTFRHIGRTVVRTLQALPGGPLGDAFEPVSTLPRKLPLPGVANPHAVAHRLLTDHPAPGPRMAADTARHLATHYGSLAFDVARLANADPALAERVHPDAPEIWAQVVWARDHEWAATPEDVLRRRTTLTVRGLATEDVRTKVRDLLGRR from the coding sequence CGCGCCGAGACCCGCGAGCTGCTCTCCCGGGCGTCCTACGACCTCCTCGTGATCGGCGGCGGCATCCTCGGCCTGTCCACCGCCTGGCACGCCGCGCAGTCCGGGCTGCGGGTGGCCGTGGTGGACGCCGGCGACTTCGCCGGAGCCACCTCCTCCGCCTCCTCCAAGCTGCTCCACGGCGGGCTGCGCTACCTCCAGACCGGCGCCGTGCGGCTGGTGGCGGAGAACCACTTCGAGCGCCGGGCCGTCTCCCGCCGGGTCGCCCCCCACCTGGCCCGCCCGCTCACCTTCTACCTCCCCGTCTACGAGGGCGGGCCGCACGGCGCGGCCAAGCTGGGCGCCGGCGTCTTCGCGTACTCGGCGCTCTCCGCCTTCGGCGACGGCGTCGGCCACCTGCTCTCGCCCGCCCGGGCCGCGCGGGACGTGCCGGAGCTGCGCACCGAGAACCTCAAGGCCGTGGCCGTCTACGGCGACGACCAGATGAACGACTCCCGCATGGCCCTGATGACGGTGCGGGCGGCCGTCGAGGCGGGCGCCGTGGTCCTCAACCACGCCGAGGTCACCGGACTGCGCTTCACCCGGGGCCGGGTGACCGGCGCCGAGCTGACCGACCGGCTCTCCGGCGACGCGTTCGGCGTCGACGCCCGGCTCGTGCTCAACGCCACCGGCCCCTGGGTCGACCACCTGCGCCGCATGGAGGACCCCGGGGCGGCGCCCTCCATCCGCCTGTCCAAGGGCGCCCACCTCGTGCTGCGGCGCACCTCCCCGTGGCGGGCGGCCCTGGCCACCCCGATCGACAAGTACCGGATCACCTTCGCCCTCCCCTGGGAGGACATGCTGCTGCTCGGCACGACCGACGAGGAGTACGAGGGCGACCCGGGGGACGTCGCGGCCACCGAGAAGGACATCGCCCAGATCCTCGACGAGGCCGCCTTCTCCGTCCGCGACCAGCAACTCGACCGGGACCTGATCACCTACGCGTTCGCCGGGCTGCGGGTGCTGCCGGGCGGACCCGGCGACACCGCGAAGGCCCGCCGCGAGACGGTGGTCACCGAGGGCCGCGGCGGCATGCTCTCCGTCGCCGGCGGCAAGTGGACCACGTTCCGCCACATCGGCCGCACGGTCGTGCGGACCCTCCAGGCACTTCCGGGCGGACCGCTGGGCGACGCCTTCGAACCGGTCTCCACGCTGCCGAGGAAGCTGCCCCTGCCCGGTGTCGCCAACCCGCACGCGGTCGCCCACCGGCTGCTCACCGACCACCCGGCGCCCGGCCCGCGCATGGCCGCCGACACCGCCCGGCACCTGGCCACGCACTACGGCTCGCTGGCGTTCGACGTGGCCCGGCTCGCCAACGCGGACCCCGCGCTCGCCGAGCGCGTCCACCCCGACGCGCCGGAGATCTGGGCGCAGGTGGTGTGGGCCCGCGACCACGAGTGGGCCGCGACACCGGAGGACGTGCTGCGCCGGCGGACCACGCTGACGGTCCGCGGACTGGCCACCGAGGACGTCCGGACGAAGGTGCGGGACCTGCTCGGCCGGCGGTGA
- a CDS encoding PAC2 family protein has product MIELEGVPELIDPVMVAAFEGWNDAGDAASTAVAHLEREWKGEVFAALDAEDYYDFQVNRPTVFMEGGVRKITWPTTRLSVVRVGGDTPRDLVLVRGIEPSMRWRSFCNELLGFAHELGVEMVVVLGALLGDTPHTRPVPVSGTTSDTALAGRMDLEETKYEGPTGIVGILQEACTHAGVPAVSLWAAVPHYVSQPPNPKATLALLNRLEDLIDVRIPLGDLPEDARAWQVGVDQLAAEDTEVAEYVQSLEEARDTAELPEASGEAIAREFERYLRRRDGSGPGVGGHATAEGSEGLPGAPYLKDNPSGRARPPKPPKAGGDDEDSAED; this is encoded by the coding sequence GTGATCGAGCTCGAGGGGGTTCCCGAGCTGATCGACCCGGTCATGGTGGCCGCGTTCGAAGGCTGGAACGATGCCGGTGACGCCGCTTCCACCGCGGTCGCGCACCTGGAGCGGGAGTGGAAGGGCGAGGTGTTCGCGGCGCTGGACGCCGAGGACTACTACGACTTCCAGGTCAACCGTCCCACGGTCTTCATGGAGGGCGGCGTCCGCAAGATCACCTGGCCGACGACCCGGCTCTCGGTGGTCCGCGTCGGCGGCGACACACCGCGCGACCTGGTGCTGGTCCGGGGGATCGAGCCATCCATGCGCTGGCGCTCGTTCTGCAACGAACTGCTCGGCTTCGCCCACGAACTGGGCGTCGAGATGGTGGTGGTGCTCGGCGCGCTGCTGGGCGACACCCCGCACACCCGCCCGGTGCCGGTCAGCGGGACCACGTCGGACACCGCGCTGGCCGGCCGGATGGACCTGGAGGAGACCAAGTACGAGGGCCCGACGGGCATCGTCGGCATCCTCCAGGAGGCGTGCACCCACGCCGGGGTGCCGGCCGTGTCGCTGTGGGCGGCGGTGCCGCACTACGTGTCGCAGCCGCCCAACCCGAAGGCGACGCTGGCCCTGCTCAACCGGCTGGAGGACCTGATCGACGTCCGCATCCCGCTGGGCGACCTGCCCGAGGACGCGCGCGCCTGGCAGGTCGGCGTGGACCAGCTCGCCGCCGAGGACACCGAGGTCGCCGAGTACGTCCAGTCGCTGGAGGAGGCCCGGGACACCGCGGAGCTGCCGGAGGCGTCGGGCGAGGCGATCGCCCGCGAGTTCGAGCGGTACCTGCGGCGCCGGGACGGCTCCGGGCCGGGCGTCGGCGGCCACGCCACCGCGGAGGGGAGCGAGGGCCTGCCGGGCGCCCCGTACCTGAAGGACAATCCGAGCGGCCGCGCGCGCCCGCCGAAACCGCCGAAGGCGGGCGGGGACGACGAGGACTCCGCCGAGGACTGA